CCGTGGGCAGATCAGGTGATGCCGTGTGGGGTGACACAGCTGCCATCAGCGCCGAACTTGAGGGTGCCCAGTTGCTGATCAACCTGGCTGGCAAGTCAGTTTCTTGCCGTTACTCTGCCGCGAACAAGGCTGAAATTATGCGCTCGCGCCTAGATACCACCGCGGAGCTGGGACGAGCGGTTGCTTCCTGCCTCCACCCTCCCCTGGACTGGTTTAACGCCAGCACGGGCACCATCTATCGAGACGCTCGGGATAAGCCCCAAGATGAGTACGACGGCGAATTTGGCGCCGGGTTCTCCGTTGAGGTGGCGCGGGGCTGGGAAGAAACGCTTGCATTAGCGGATGTCAGCGGAACACGGAAGATTCCATTGCGCATGACCATAGTCCTGGGACCCGAGGGAGGGGCCATGCGCCCCATCAATAACCTCGCCCGTTGGGGATTGGGCGGCCGTATGGGAGACGGTGGGCAGAAATTTAGCTGGGTTCATGTGCAAGACCTATTCCGTGCCGTCACATTTCTGCACAACAACCGGGAGATAACCGGTCCAGTCAATATTGCGGCCCCACAAGTCATCAGCAACTCGGAGCTGATGGCGGCTGTCCAGGGTAAACATAAAATGCCGTTCGGAGTACCTACGCCAGCATGGTTACTCAAGCTTGGCGCCGTCCTGATCCGGACGGAGACTGAACTTGTTTTGAAGAGCCGCTGGGTTGCGGCGAAGAAGCTCCAAGACGCCGGATTTACCTGGCAATACCCGGATATGGAGAGTGCATTGGTGGACAGCTAGATAGCGCGGAGCAAAGCGGTGGCTAGCTAATGGCTGCAGAGAAGACACCCACGCCGGAGAAAGCTCTACGGCGTAACCACCCGGTGGGATCGCTAGTGTAGACACATAATGCCACCACACATCGTGGCTGCTGCGCCGTCGGATAGGCTCGCATCAAGAGCCCTGGCAAGCCGCCGCCGGGACCTGCGCCACAAAATTGCTGATTGGAAACCCTATGAAGTCCTCCTCCACGCTAACCGTCACCACGCGGACCCTCGAGCTGGCAGAACTGGGTGAAGAGTCCGCACTGCCATCCGTACAGCCTCTGCTGGCACCTCCGTACACAGTGGGTGAGGGTGTTCCGGAAGAAATTTTGGCCGGGGTGCGGTGGGGAAGGGCGAACAACCTCTACCCCTATTCCATGCAGGAGAACTACACGAGAGAGACAAGCGCAACAGAGCTGACCGCCGTCGCACTTGAAAATGCGCACATTAAGGCGACTTTCCTGCCCGGGCTGGGTGGACGGCTCTGGGAACTAAAGGATAAGGCCAGTGGCAAGGACTTGCTGCACACCTCGGACCGCGTTCAGTTCGCCAATCTGGCGCTGCGCAACGCGTGGTTTGCCGGCGGGATCGAGTGGAACATTGGCACACGAGGACACTCGCCAAGTACCTGTTCGCCACTGCACACAGCCATTGTGCGGACCCCGGAGGGCCAGGAAGTGCTCCGAATGTGGGAGTTTGACCGGTTGCGGGAAGTGGTGTTTCAAATTGATGCGTGGTTACCTGCCGAGTCGAAGGTGTTGTTCACTGCGGTGCGTATCCGTAACCCCAATGAGAAGACTGTGCCCATGTATTGGTGGAGCAATGCGGCCGTGCCGCAGACCCCCGGTACCCGGGTGCTTGCCCCCGCAAAGCAGGCTTTCCTCTCCAATTATGACGGGGCCATGAGCCGTATTGACCCCACAAACGTAGAGGGCGTGGATGTTACGTGGCCCGTCAATAACGGCCAGGCCGCTGACTTCTTCTTCGATATTGAGCCGCAAGAACGCCGCTGGGAGCTTGCCGCAGATGCTGACGGCGACGGGCTGGCCATGGTCTCTAGCGAGCAATTGCGGGGCCGGAAGTTGTTCATGTGGGGGGAGAGTACGGGTGGACACCGTTGGCAGGAATGGTTGAGCCCCTCTAATGACGGAGAACCTCGACGCTATGCGGAGATTCAATCGGGCCTGGCGCAGACCCAACTTGAGCACGTGCCCATGCCTGCCGGGGCGAGCTGGCAATGGGTTGAGGCCTACGGTAACGCGGCGCTGGATCCCGCGCTCGCCGCCGGGGCGTGGGATAGTGCGCTCACTCATGGAGCGCAGCGCGTGGAGACGCTGGTTCCACGGCAGGGCATTGCTGATGCCCTGTCCGACGCCGGACGCTGGGCTGATCTGCCCCCTACCGAATTGCTGGTGGCTGGCAGCGGCTGGGGTGCTTTGGAGAGCGGACGTCGCCAACACAGCGATATGGAGTGGGTGGATGAGAGTGGAACGCCCTTTGGCGCAGAAACGCTCACCACTGACCAGAGCCCATGGCTTGAGCTTCTCCGCGCCAATGAAGGCATTGTTGAAAAACCTTTTGAAGCCTCCGCTGCGGAAGCACCCAGTCAGCCCTTCGGTGGGGCGGTGTCATTTGTTCGGGGTCTTGATTGGGAGGATCTACTCACAGCAGGACGCAACCTTAGCGCTGAGGCTGCCTTTCACCATGCCGTCATGGTTCATGCGCGAGCATCCAGCAGGGCAGCGGACCTAGCTGTTGTTGTTGGTTTGTACGACAGGGCTCTTGGTGGGAGCGATGCTGGTGAGGCGGGCACTGGCGGGGACGGGATTGTTGGAGCAGGGGCGCCGCTGAGTGAGAGAAGCCGGGAACTGGCCTTGCGTGGTAAGGGGTTGGCTCTCTTGGCCGCGGGGGAGGTGAAGGAGGGCTTGCATCACTTGGAACTTGCTTGTTCCACTACTTACGGCACCCGGGCGCTGCTGATTGAGGCAATGACGCTGGCAGTGGAGAATGGCGCTCCACAGATGGCGCTGGATCTGTTGGCAAATGGCCCAGAAGCCGTTGCCTCGTTGGGCAGGGTGGAGCTCTTGCAGGCTCAGGCGCTTGCTGATGTGGGGGAGAGCGGCCAGGCTGCTGCCATTCTGCGGGCCGGGATAGAGGTGGCTGACCTGCGTGAAGGCGATAACTCAATTGCGGAACTCTGGCAGCGGGTATGTCCTGGCGAAGAGGTTCCGGGGCAATACCAGTTCAGCCTGCGGTAGCCCACCCCACGCTCGCTCACTCCGCGTGGTGTTTCCTGCGACGCTCGCTCACTCCGCGTGGTGTTTCCTGCGACGCTCGCACACTCCGCGGGGAGAGCCAACCCCGGCATTACCTCACCGAGTGGGTAGCCACTTGTGAGTGTTTTTGACATGTGCCGTACATGGTGGCAAAGTCCTCAGTATGAACCTGTCAGACAGCTGGACAGCAGCGCAGTCACAAATCGTACGCGTCAGCGCCGCTGAAGCAGTTTTCAAAGCCCTCCGCACCGCCATCGAGGACGGGGCGTTACCGGTCGGCACCAAGCTCAGCTCCGAAGCTGCGCTCGCAGCCCAATATGGGGTCAGCCGCTCTGTGATCCGGGAGGCGCTGCGCTCCTGCACGGCGTTGGGACTGACAGCGACGCAAACTGGCAAAGGAACTTTTGTTATTGCCAGCCAGGCCTCACGCGATCTGGTGCTGGGTAAGTTCTCGGCCAGCAGCCTTGTTGAGGCCCGCCCCCACATTGAAGTGCCAGCCGCTGAGCTGGCTGCCTCGCGCCGGACAGAGCACCAGCTCGCCGAGATGCGCGGCATTGTGGAGGCGATGGCTGAGGAAGAAGATCCCGAAGCATGGGTTCGTCTTGACTCGAACTTCCACGCCGCGATTGCCATGGCCAGCGGCAATGACGTCTTCGAGCGCGTGGTCAATGACATCCGCGAGGCCATGGCCATGGCGTCCGAAACTATCAACCTGATCACCGGCAGAGCCCACCAATCCGACCTCGAACACCGGGCCATCGTGGACGCCATAGACAGCGGCAACAGCGCTGCAGCAGGCCAAGCTATGGCGGACCACCTTTCAGCGGCGCACTCAGCGCTGAGCACCATCATGGGAGTAGAACACGCATGAACCACAACAAACATCCCGCCCACACCCCCCTCGCCGTGCAAACCCGCGGCGAGCTTGTTGAGAGCGTCCACTATGGGTCGCTAACGGCTGTGGGGCCCGACGGCGTGAGCCTGGTTTCGCTTGGAGATCCCACCGCGCGCATGTACCCCAGGTCCGCGCTCAAACCCTTGATTGCCGTAGCCATGCTCCGGGCTGGACTGGAATTGCCAACAGGTCAGCTGGCTCTGGCAGCCGCAAGCCATTCCGGTTCCGCGCAGCATCAAGAGAGCGCCGCCACGATCTTGGCCAACGCTGGGCTGTCACCTGAAAACCTGCGCAATTCCTGCGACCTGCCTTATGGCGTGGCTGAAAGAGAGCAATGGCTGCGCGTAGGAGCCAAGCCCACCCAACTGGCGCAAAACTGCTCCGGCAAACACGCCGCACTCCTGGCTACATGTAGGACGAACGGCTGGCCGTTGGAGACATACCTACATCCTGACCATCCCCTAGCGGCCCTCATCCGGAGCACGGTGGCTGAGCTGACAGGGGAGAAAATCACTGCCATCAGCACCGATGGCTGTGGCACGGAAGTGTTTGGTTTGTCCCTGACAGGGATGGCCCGGGCCTTTAGCGGTTTGGTCACGGCGGCTCCCGGCACACCCGAACGCAGAGTTGCTGACGCCATGCGTGCACACCCTGACATGGTTGCCGGACGCGGCCGTGACGTCACTGCCCTCATGCTGGCCGTGCCCGGACTGCTGGCAAAAGATGGATTCGAAGGTATCCAACTCATAGCCCTCGCTGATGGAAGCGCAGTAGCTCTGAAGATTGCCGACGGCGGTGATCGCGCCCGGATGCCAGCTGCAGTCCCAGCCTTGGTGGCATTGGGTGTGGACCCTGCATTGTTGAGCGCGTTCAACGAACTTCCCGTCTACGGGGGCGGACGCCAGGTCGGGGAACTGCGCGGATTGCCGCTGACCGGCTAACACCAGACACAAACACACATATTTTCATCCACTTTTATAAGGCGCAACGAAGCTCGCCCGCACCTAGGAGAATCATGACTCAAACAATTGTTAGTAATCCCATCGCCCCAACAGTGGCCTACCGCCGTGAGCACGATCTGATTGGTGACCGGGACATCCCCGTAGACGCCTACTGGGGTGTACACACCTTGCGGGCGGTGGAAAATTTCCCCATCACAGGTATTCCACTCAGCAACAACACCCAACTTGTCAATGGACTTGCCATGGTCAAGCAGGCCGCCGCCCAAGCCAACCACGAGCTGGGTTTGCTTGATGATGTGCGTGCTGGCGCCATTATTCAAGCGTGCCAGGAGATCATCGCCGGGAACTTACACGAGCACTTCGTGGTGGACGTTATCCAAGGCGGGGCCGGAACGTCGTCGAACATGAACGCCAATGAGGTCATTGCCAACCGTGCTTTGGAAATCCTCGGCCACCAAAAAGGCGACTACCAGCACCTGCACCCGAACGACCATGTAAATCTGAGCCAGTCCACCAACGATGTCTACCCAACTGCCGTTAACGTGGCCACGATTTTCGCGGCAAAGTCGCTGGTGGGTGCCATGGAATATTTGTGTGATGCCTTCGCAGCCAAGGCAGTTGAATTCCGGACAGTTGTCAAGATGGGCCGCACCCAGCTGCAGGACGCGGTACCCATGACACTTGGCCAAGAGTTCAACACTTACGCGGTCACTATGGGGGAGGACCGCGCACGCCTCGCCGAATCAACGCTGCTTGTCCATGAAATCAACCTCGGCGCCACTGCGATCGGCACAGGGCTGAACGCACCCCTGGGCTATTCGGAACTGGCTTGCCGCCATCTGGTAGAAATCTCCGGGCTGCCATTGACAACCTCCGTTGACCTGATCGAGGCCACCCAAGATGTTGGTGCGTTTGTGCACCTGTCGGGAGTACTCAAGCGCGTGGCCGTGAAATTATCCAAAATCTGCAACGACCTTCGTCTGCTGTCCTCTGGCCCCCGTGCTGGCTTCGGTGAGATCACGCTACCTGCAGTGCAGGCGGGATCCTCGATTATGCCGGGCAAGGTCAATCCCGTGATTCCAGAAGTTGTGAACCAGGTTGCTTACGAGGTGATTGGTAACGATGTCACCATCACCATGGCTGCCGAGGGTGGTCAGCTTCAGTTGAACGCGTTTGAGCCCATCATTGTGCACAGCCTGGTCAAGAGCATGCGTCACCTGGAAGCTGCTTGCACCACGCTGGCTGACAAGTGCATCAGCGGCATTACAGCTCATGAGGACAAGTTGCGTGCACAGGTTGAGCACTCAATTGGCCTTGTCACAGCCCTCAACCCGGTTTTGGGTTACGCGGCGTCGACCAAAATCGCTTTGGAAGCGCTTGCATCCGGGCGCGGTGTTGCCGAGCTGGTTCTGGAGCACAAATTGCTTACCGCGGAACAACTCAATGAGCTGCTGCGCCCGGAGCACCTGGCCAACCTCGGCGACTGACGCGCCGAACCTGACTGACACGCCGTGCCCCGGTTGGGAATAACAGCCGGGGCACTGCCGTTGAATCCAGCAGATGCAGATGCATGAACGGTTGGCGTGTTTCAAAGGGGTAGTTGTGCGGCAAAAAGTTGTTGTGGTTTCAGCCGGCCTTGGCGTTCCATCGACCACTCGAATGCTCGCAGATCAAATGGGTGCCAAAGTTTTAGCACGCCTGTCCGCTAGGGGAATCGGCGCTGTCCTGGATGTGATCGACCTGCGTGAGTATGCCGTGGATATTGCCAACAATATGGTCACCGGATATGCCGGTCCAGCGCTGGCCACCGTCATTGAACGGGTTGGGGCCGCGGATGCCATGATCGCTGTTACACCAACTTTCAGTGCCTCGTATTCAGGTTTGTTCAAGTCGTTCTTTGACGTCCTTGATCCAAAATTTATTGATAGTATGCCTGTGCTATTTGGTGCCACAGGCGGTTCCCCGCGCCACTCGCTGGTGCTGGAGATGGCAATCCGTCCACTCTTTAGCTACCTGCGCGCGAACACCATGGCCACGGCCGTTTACGCCTCGCCGGAGGACTGGGGCGGCTCCGGAACCAACCCCCTGGAGCATCGTATTGGAAAAGGCGCCGGTGAGCTTGCCGCCGTTCTTGCGGCTCGTCTGACTTCTTCCAAGAGCTCACAAGGTACGACGACGGATGGCACCAATGCTGGCACGTCCACTTCCGGTGACTCAGGTCAGGTAGAGCAGGACCTTGTGGATGCTTCCAGCCACAAGGACAGGCGCGCTCAGCAGATAATGGCCACTATGTCCACGCTGCCTTTTGAAGAACTGTTGGCACAAACGCAGCGACGCTGACGCAGCGGCAACTTTGAAACTCCGGTTCTCTAGAAGATCGGCTGAACAGGCTTGGATGTCACTGGTGGCGGATCTAGCTCATCAAGGACCACTGTGAGCGCTGTGCGGTAAATCTCAGGGTGGATCTCAGGACTGGCGTGACCTGTGTGTGGAACGTCGTAGACAAAATGCGGATTCTTCTCCAAAAGCGCCTCCCAGCCACGAATCGCTGAAGATGCATTGACAATAAAGTCTTCGGGGTCGTAAATGAGACCGATCCCGGTACTGGCGGGCACTCCGCCGTCGTACTGCCGCGGGAATGCCTGCAAAAATGTAGCTTGGGTTGTGCTCAGGATCAGTGAATTGTTGTTGGGGTCAAGGGAGCTGGAAATTCCACTGCGAGCGGCCTGGTACATGCCCTGGCCGTTGGGATTGGCTAACCCGCCCCAGATCCCTGCGCCCAACCGGCCAAGCAAACCAAGGTAGGGGACAACCTGGCCGGCCAGTGAGATGTACTCGCTGCCGGGGTCCAGTGTGTCTGAAACGTTGCTGGGGCTGGAGCCCATCACAATCAGCTTCACACGGATACCCGTTTGTGTCAGCAGAGATGCCAAAACCACTGCGGCCATCCCACCAAAACTATCTCCGTAAAAGTAGACAGTGTTGATTTTCCGTTCAAAGACATCGCGTTGAATGGCGATGAACAGCTGGGCAATGTCGATGCCCTCGTTGGAGTAGCCGATGTAGGACGCCGAGGCCCGGCGGTTCATTGCCGATTGTAGGGCCTCTAATTTGCGGCCAGAGTCACGGTAACTGACCCGAAAGCCGCCAAGTAAATACCAAGTCCTACCGGGAAACTTCAATGCGGCAGATTTATTCTCCGCATTCTGCGGTGTTGTGATCCGGTATTGCGTGCGCTCGGTGAGCTTGGTATCAACGGCAATGTTGGTTTGAAAAGCGGTAGTTACGGCGGCCGCGCCCATGGTCAGGAAAAAGAACCTGCGGGGAACGTCAGGAATCTGGCGTGTGTGTTTGGCATCAGAAGGTGGCCGTTCCGGTTCCTCGTCCTGATGCGCTGTGCTGTGAGATGCTGTGCTGGTAGTCATAATTATTCGATCTCATTCTTTCACGCTTCCACGACTCCAAGCCATTTTTTTTACTGCGCGCGTCGACGGCAGCCGTTACCCGCTGGCGGTAATTCAGAAGAGGTATCCATAGTGTATGTTCGGTAATGATCGCCACAGCCATCAACCAATTGAGAATCCTATAGGATTTAACGCCATGAAGCCTTTGTCCGGATCCCATGCCATCAACCGCCAAGTGTTGGCGGACCATGTTTATGATGAAATTTTGGAATCACTCATGGATGGGCGGCTGGAACCCGGCGCCTCAATGAGCATTGACGGGACGGCCCGGGAGCTGGAGGTTTCGCCCACTCCTGTGCGGGAAGCCTTGGCTCGGTTGGAGCACACCGGGTTGGTCCGTCGTGTGGCGTTGAAGGGGTACAGGGTGGCGCCGCTGTTCTCCTCTGAGGATTTTGCTCAATTGATGGAAGCCAGGCTTGCCATTGAGCCCGTCACCACCAGACTTGCCTGTGAGCGGATGACGCCGGAGACCCTGGCGGCCCTTGAGCGATCCATTCATAATTTAGCAACCGCCCTAAGAGGCCCCTCGTTTGCTGAATTTAGAGACTATTTTGATGCAGACGAGCTTTTTCATCGCTTGATTGCCGAAAATGCCGGTAATCCGTTCATGCTTGCTGCATATAACGCTCTGGGTGGCCAAGTCCAACGGTTTCGTTTGTTCGGCGGAATTGGCATTACGGATGCGGATCACGCAATTTCTGAGCACCAGGCAATTTTTGATGCCCTATTGAGCGGGGATGCAACACTTGCTTCGGAGATGATGGCAGCGCATGTCTCGAAAGTCCGTGGGCGGGCCATGGCGGACGCACCCGAGTCCTAGCTCAACTGGTTTTTGTTTCCTGCCGACTTGTCGCGGAGTCCAGCGGCGCATGACTCATAAAAGCCCTTAACTGCCGCGAAATGATCATCACGCGGCGGAAGTCCTTCGGGCCCCGCCCCTTACCTGCAATCCACGCTTGTGCTCTTTGGCCTGCCTAAACCTGGCCGACTGTCGTGTGCCACGCGGGCACCTCCGCCCCCTTTTGAGCACTCTGCCATGACCCCAGTATTGCCAAAAGTGTGATGCTTGACATATTCCAATTCCTTCGTAATGATAGATCCTATAGGAAACATGATTACGATTTTGGAGTAAAAGTAGATGGCATACACAGCGGAAAACTGGCCCATTACGGCGGCCCTTTTGCAGTTCCCGGGCGTAGATGCCACAGGGCAGCACATCAACGATGCCGACGCCTCGGCCTGGATCGAAGTATTCCAGGAGGTAAAGGATGCAGGCTTTTCAAATGCAGACCTGACCGACAGCTGGGTTCGCCCCGGTGACCTGAGCGCTGCCCGCCTCAAAGAATTCAAGGCCGCCGCCGAGCATGCGGGAATCGGTATTCCCGTGATTTCGGCAATCCGCCGCAGCGTGATCGATGAAAGCAAGTGGGAAGATAACCTTGCCTACAGTCACCGCACCATTGACGCTGCAGCAGCACTGGGTTGTGAAGTTGTTTCCTTTGGTTTACATCAAGCGCTGACAGCCGAGCAGCAAAAACAGCTATGGTTCTGGACTGTGCAGGGCCACACCGATCCTGTGGACGATAAAGCGACCTGGAACAAGGCAGTTAGCCGACTTCGCGAACTCGGTAAGCATGCGGCCGAATCAGGCATCCTGTTATCGCTGGAAATGTATGAAGACACCTACCTTGGAACAGCAGACTCTTCCGTGCAATTGGTGCAGGATATTGACTTGGCCAACGTTGGTTTGAATCCCGATTTGGGGAATCTGGTGCGACTGCACCGCCCCATTGAAGACTGGCGGGAAATGGTGGCGAAGACGCTGCCATATTCCAACTACTGGCACGTCAAGAATTACATTCGGGATGAAAATGTGGCACGTGGCAGCTATGTCACCATGCCTGCCCCGATGGAAAGCGGCTTGATCAGCTACCGCGAAGCTTTCAAGGTGGCCCTGTCGGTTGGTTACCAGGGCATCATCTGCACCGAGCACTACGGTGGCGATGGCCTCAGCGTGACGGCGAGCAATCAAGCGTATTTGCGTTCACAAGTACTGCCAAAAACTGACGGTTATGTTCTCGGTGCCAGCCAGGTAGCCCAAGGGCGGCAGGAGCCCGCCCCCGCATCCTCCTTGTCTGCTGTCTAAGAAAGCAACCAAGCAACTGCTTGAGAAAGCAAACTGTGCCATGAATAATCGCAAAGAATCCGAGAAGGAATTATGACTCTGATATTCGACAACCCGGCTGATTTTGCCGATGAGGCCCTTGCAGGTTTCGTTGCCGCAAACCAGCAGCATGTTGCCCGAGTGGATGGCGGCGTGGTCCGTTCCACGGAGATGAACAAGGGACAGGTTGCCCTTGTGGTTGGCGGTGGATCCGGGCACTACCCGGCATTCGCAGGTTTGGTTGGAGCCGGTCTGGCCGCAGGATCTGCCTGTGGCAATATGTTCGCCTCTCCCGCAGCCGGTCAGGTATACCGCGTTGCCAAAGCCTCTAATACAGGTGGGGGAGTGCTACTAAGCTACGGCAACTACGCCGGAGATGTTCTGCATTTCGGTCAAGCTCAAGTGCGTCTCAATGCAGAAGGAATTCAAACCCGGACTGTTGTGGTCACTGACGACATCGCCAGCGCCCCTCTTGACCAGTTGGAAAAGCGTCGCGGGATCGCCGGAGATTTGACGGTTTTCAAGATCGCAGGCGCAGCTTCCGAAGCAGGACTTAATCTTGACGAAGTTGAGCGCCTAGCAATCAAGACTAACTACCGCACGCGTTCTCTTGGCGTTGCCTTTGATGGTTGTACCCTGCCAGGTGCTGATGAGCCGCTCTTCCGTGTGCCAGCAGGAAAAATGGCTCTTGGCCTGGGCATTCATGGTGAGCCCGGAATATCCGAGCATGCCATGCCCACAGCGTCCGAGTTGGCAATGTTGCTGGTTTCCAAACTTCTCGCTGACAAACCGGATGATGCCGGTAGCGAAGTAGTTGCCATCGTCAACGGCCTCGGCACGGTGAAGTATGACGAGCTTTTCTTACTGTTTGGCAAGGTGAATACCCTGCTGAACGAAGCAGGGCTGAGCATCTTTGAACCAGAGTGCGGTGAACTAGTGACCAGCCTGGACATGTCCGGTCTCTCATTGACACTGCTCTGGCTGGACGAGGAGCTTAAACAGTATTGGCATGCCCCCGCCGACGCACCGGCGTACCGCAAAGGTAACTCAGTGCCACGAGCACGCCGGAACATGGTTGAGGTCACCGAGAATGTGAGCGCCAGCGTTGAAACACCAACTCCGGCTGCTGCAGCTTTGGGCCGCGCTGCTGTGTCAGTCGTTTCAGCTATCCGAGACGTTGTTGTGCAGAACGAAGAAGCATGGGGAGCTTTGGACGCCATTGCCGGCGACGGAGACCACGGGATCGGCATGCGCCGTGGAGTTGAGGCTGCAACGGCAGCCGCGGAAAACATGGCGGCAACAGAAGGCGGGGCGTCCATCGGTGCCGTCCTGACCGCAGCCGGTGAAGCTTGGTCCGAAAAGGCTGGGGGTACTTCCGGGGCACTGTGGGGTACAGCAGTGATCGCCGCAGGCGCCGCGCTGGGCAACAGGGACACCTACTGCAAGCAAAACGCCGGCGAGGCCGTCACGATGTTTGCCAGCGCAATCACGGAACTTGGAAAAGCCGAAGTAGGCGATAAAACAATGGTTGATGCCCTGGTCCCATTCCGGGATTCATTCCTTGATGCGCTTGCTGGAGACGCCACTTTGGGGCACGCATTCCAGACAGCAGCCGGCGTTTCTCGCACAGCCGCTGAAGAAACTGCCCGGCTTCGCCCGCTCAAGGGCCGAGCACGTCCGTTGGCAGAAAAGAGTCTAGGACACCCCGATCCCGGGGCTGTTTCTTTTGGTCTCATCGTGGAGCGGTTCGGCCAGCATCTTTTGAACACATCAAATGAAAGCGGGGTATGAGCATGACCAGCCATAGCACAAAGGAATTTCGAGTCGTTGTTGGAAATGATGGGGCGGGCGTTGAATATAAGAACGCGTTGAAGGCCCTGCTTGAGAAAGACCCCAGGGTTGAATCTGTTCTGGATATTGGCG
This genomic window from Arthrobacter sp. TMP15 contains:
- a CDS encoding sugar phosphate isomerase/epimerase family protein; translation: MAYTAENWPITAALLQFPGVDATGQHINDADASAWIEVFQEVKDAGFSNADLTDSWVRPGDLSAARLKEFKAAAEHAGIGIPVISAIRRSVIDESKWEDNLAYSHRTIDAAAALGCEVVSFGLHQALTAEQQKQLWFWTVQGHTDPVDDKATWNKAVSRLRELGKHAAESGILLSLEMYEDTYLGTADSSVQLVQDIDLANVGLNPDLGNLVRLHRPIEDWREMVAKTLPYSNYWHVKNYIRDENVARGSYVTMPAPMESGLISYREAFKVALSVGYQGIICTEHYGGDGLSVTASNQAYLRSQVLPKTDGYVLGASQVAQGRQEPAPASSLSAV
- a CDS encoding dihydroxyacetone kinase family protein, which codes for MTLIFDNPADFADEALAGFVAANQQHVARVDGGVVRSTEMNKGQVALVVGGGSGHYPAFAGLVGAGLAAGSACGNMFASPAAGQVYRVAKASNTGGGVLLSYGNYAGDVLHFGQAQVRLNAEGIQTRTVVVTDDIASAPLDQLEKRRGIAGDLTVFKIAGAASEAGLNLDEVERLAIKTNYRTRSLGVAFDGCTLPGADEPLFRVPAGKMALGLGIHGEPGISEHAMPTASELAMLLVSKLLADKPDDAGSEVVAIVNGLGTVKYDELFLLFGKVNTLLNEAGLSIFEPECGELVTSLDMSGLSLTLLWLDEELKQYWHAPADAPAYRKGNSVPRARRNMVEVTENVSASVETPTPAAAALGRAAVSVVSAIRDVVVQNEEAWGALDAIAGDGDHGIGMRRGVEAATAAAENMAATEGGASIGAVLTAAGEAWSEKAGGTSGALWGTAVIAAGAALGNRDTYCKQNAGEAVTMFASAITELGKAEVGDKTMVDALVPFRDSFLDALAGDATLGHAFQTAAGVSRTAAEETARLRPLKGRARPLAEKSLGHPDPGAVSFGLIVERFGQHLLNTSNESGV